A segment of the Drosophila gunungcola strain Sukarami unplaced genomic scaffold, Dgunungcola_SK_2 000174F, whole genome shotgun sequence genome:
gacgtttcggcaaatttaattgctcaatttgctgctgccgccaaatggaagtcaaaaaggaagttgcaattatcaagtcggccatccaggtaaagagtgccaaaagttgaaagttaatctgtggcgttttgtcaattgtgttttggcccatctttcaactttttgcattcgtgtaaaaatcggtagatagtgagcattctaaccaagaaataaaaatttgcatgtactaacaaccaaaattctacaataaacataatatatttcgaattatatgtgaatcgctttggccaaaaaacaagcaataaaatactcgtcgtcgacccaattagtgcgaaattaattcccccaactttcgtcgtagtgagcaccaatttagggtataaataaaaatagctggaaaaaagtgcaaattgtgaaaagtgtagctctcagaaaattagcggcaataactttcgccgcagtttgtccgaacatttcccgcgcttttcagaattttcccgcgcttttccaatttttccgcgcttttcataattttgcgcgcattttggcgtcaggcttatatattcgttgcccttagttatcggtcagtgtatcattctccgttagtatttgcctaggaagagccgctagccgcgtacacatacacacgcacaccgacaccgctgccgctatttcgagttatcttttgtcgttttcgttctcgatcgctgcagcagtgcaattttcggtctgcttaaACGTTTGATAGTTTTCTAGCGCCCCTACAGTGGGTGCGTTCGGTatattactgtcgcagggtttatatacaaaaatgtaaaaacccTGTTTAAAtatggagacgctttaggaacagttagggccttcaaGTCGCTGGgcaaaattatcccaaagcccttgctagcctgaagcgggtgtacgataatgattgtcttgtttttttgacaacatatcgacactgtttaatttataaaaaatttcccagccttcagctacagccttgaaaaccctcatcgacacggtcacagccttgtatgactccttgctgtctattggggatgatatacgcattactaatgctattttaatacatctggtattAAGgaaaggtcgatgcaggatcTAAAAAatatgggaagaacagttagattataacTGTTTAGCAGACCCAATCTTACCTTaaaaagaatggaaataggagttattcgtttgtcgctgccaggaacgactctgttcaatgcgtgtattgcaactcagctgaacatcagattggaaactgcgcttccttcgcagcgcTAACACTTCAGTGAAGTTCCGATCTCGCTAACAGAGCACCCTGCACTAGCCCCTGTGCCGTGCCTAGACCTCTTGGGGGTGTCcgttggtggtgtgcggctggtgttcagccgtttgccagccggtgctgtccccaatgccggcttcttttcttcttttggtTTACTTTGTTGCGTTCTTGTCGTGCCCGGTAATCAGATATTGTGAGGGGGCGTGGTCCGTCGTTGGGACACAACTGCAAAGCCTCTTCTAGGCTTGGTGCGTCTCTttgctcaacaggagcagggacctcccacgacggtgcagagggcggactGCCTTCCGCATTCATATGCCTCCTTCGTTGGTGAAGccggcggtctgcctaccacacttcagtttccatcatTGGTgtagaaggatttgccattccttccacacatgtcctggtcagTTTTTCTGTACTTttcttccttctttttttttgtgttgtgttgattttttattattattttgtccgggcctttgggctcaggcggcgccggtgctggtcatcgcacaggctgattaatgttaattttttttttgatttgtaatttttgtacaGTGGTGCTCATAGACTTATGCCACTGCCACTACCATAAACTGTAAACTGCCATGTAATTAATGGTTTTctctataacttttatttttttttcatatttatttcgttcatgtttgttttcataattttttttttttagatgttTATTTCGTACATGTTTATTCACTTaactcgcgcacatgtcacggtcgccatgtaataattagttttaaatctttttagtCTTTTTAAATACGTCTGCTTAGACTGaactttattaattgaatgtcTCTTGACTTAAGAATAAAGTTGGCTTGGCtcacaattcatatagctgcccgAGCAGcaccgcggccaacgctttgtatctaaatatatatgttaatgtatacgtaagtgtatataggaggcgcaagcagcggccgcgcatgagagagtgttatgctcacatggtaaccgaatggtcggccgcgcatgcagacatgccggctcagcatttaggatgtgcataacattgttgtgtgggtcgaattacTCCGCACTGGAAGTACTGGGAATATTTGGACATAGGCAAATGCCACAATGTttcagtgatataagcggtacagtgtgtacccgatatgtgagcatactacatctccctccttttgaaaaataacgtaatctatggagttattttgttaattattaattaagtatatatatatgtatgtttataaaaattagcaaattataaatagctttttttttaaaataatcgaTATTTCCTGGTTATTCAATactcaaaataaattctacgaaattataatatgaattttaatatctACGGGCACGTGAATGACGACGGGGACTGATTGATGGCTGATGCTGCAATAGTTGGTGCTGCAGTGGCTCAAAGAATCTTCCATTCGGTCGAGACACGTCCTGACCTCCGGTCATGTCATTGCTAATGGGAGTATCCTCTCGATCGTGACGGCCCCTGCTCCTGTTGGCATGAACATCGCCAGGGCACaacttcaaaaaaatgttgaaaattgttgCCAATAAGAATATTGACATAATCTTGACTGGGAAAATATTACAATCCTTCAGATTGGTGaagaaaattttccaaatactCATTTCTTATGGGTACAAAAGAATAATGCCATTGGCCAACAATTATTAACATAATCTTGACTgggaaaatattcaaattttagatATAATTGGTGAAGAATGAGTTCGTTTCATTGCCATTACTCAGTAAATTAGTTTGGAAACTAACAATCCCTCTTAACAAAATTGAGTATCTGATATTTGACATGTTTTAAGTAATAGCAAACTGGCGCACTTTTCCCGTATAACATACTTAAGTGGAAACCtaacacccagagaaaaatctttttaagtccaaatattttcactttggattaaatattttcggtaaTGATTTAGCCCCGAGGGGTgttgtgtttaaatcaaagtatctcagactagtttttttttaagaacggTACAACGtagttttaaatcaaaaaaaatttaagtcaaAAATTTTCCTGTTGGATAAGCCAATTAAACGTCAATAATGacattataatgtttttatgtttattttaagtaagcttgtatttttaagcattcaaatattttaatttttaattttactatggctttttctctgggtgtactTACAGGGTCTGCTTCAGGCGTTTAATCTCTTCTTGCATAGTGACAATCCGCTCCTCTTGCTCTTTTAGCGCCATAGATCCCCGCGCTATTTGCTCCTTCAGCAACTGGATGACATGCTTCTGCCGCGTCACCCCCCTCTGCTTGAATTTCAGGGTCGCGAAGAGGTTGCGCGTCTCGACTAATTTCGGAATTcatgtattataatttaaaacattttatatatttatataaaaacaagtaGAAGccattttaaatccaaaatttttaacaacaatacatttttaattttaaatctagCAATTTGTTGTACTAACAGCCCAATAATTTTTGAGAGCTGCAAATAAGGtttggttaaaaattaagatttgcatttgcattagCATTTGCTATATACTCACGCAGATTCTTGGGCAATCGTCGGCGTGAACAACGATTTTGCACTTCTCGTTCACCACCACGGCCACAACCTTGTAGACTTCTTGAAGCTTTTGGGGTGCCAAGGTGCGGAATTTGTGCATGAACTCCGACTGCAAGTTCTCCAGCTTCTTGTGCTGCATCTCCAAGCCTCGCACCTTGTTCAATCAAATCGGGAATTGAGTCAGCAGCTACTCACCAGCTTCCGTCGTTGACTTAGCTTTTGGGCGCGGCATACATTTAGTCCGCTTGACAGAGTCCTTGTCCACTTCAGGTTTACGTTCATGATCGCCCACTGTATTCTCGGAGGCTAGAAGCAAGGGCAAGTAACACGCACTGTCCCTGGTTACTGCCTCCAAGGGAGTGGCCCGAACTGGGGAAGTGTTTCTCTTCGGGTCACCTGCAAGCCTGCGGATAGGTATGCGACTGGTCGGGATTGATCTGGGTCTGCGGATGGTCGGGATGCGACTGGGACTGGTATCGGGTGGAAGTAAGAGCCTATAGAAAATGTTTAGCATTCACAAGTACCACGTTAAAATGATTCACCCCTACTCACCCAAGAAGGACCAATGGGTGCGGGCTTTTAAACTTTTCCCTTGGACCTCAGCTTTGAGGCCTTATTACCTATCAAAGAAATCAGAGGTCCATTAACAATACCTTAATAGCGAAATTCAAATCTTATCACGAACTGGAGCCGACATGATGCTATTTTGCTGTAGAAAAAGTGTTGAAATTGTAACCGATTATATTTTGatcaacaaaacgaaaaaatataaaaaaaaaattttggccTGTATGATTCAGGATGTAAGAGgtacacaaatattttcttttggaCTGCTTCGACCTCTGAAGTATACTGAATGATAAGGCGTAGCCCTAAGTTATGCTATGAATATAACTTTTACCACTGTACCCGGTGTTTTCCAGGCTACTTTGCTTAGGATGGGAGTATGAAAACAAATGAGCACTATCAAAAACTGCGAAGCTTTGGATAAAACGGAAGGCATTTCGCTCTCTGATGCACATCGTCTGTGGGCAAAATTTGCATTCAGTTGCTGTTCGTTCGCTTTCCGAGTAAGTTCTCAGTTCTAAGTTCGATCTGCCTAATGTGGTTTTAGATAATATTTGATACAAGATCCGTCAATATTAGGGACTACGAGTACCCAGCTTTAGACAGTCGgcactttttaattaattctaaTCAGTGACGTAGACAGTCTGTATAGTACATATGTACAAACAAGCCGCCCATTTAGAGACTTTGTCTCATGAGCCAGGTTGCCAAGTGGTTCCGAGCGGTGAGCATCTGCTGATCGAGATCGATCTTCTCCCGCAATTTGGTCATCTCTTTGTTTAACCGATCCTCGACTTGAGATTGGGTCTCCGATTCGTTGGATTTGATATTTAATGCCTCTTTTAGTTCACTGGAATTACTTATTTTAGATGTggaaatgttatattttttttgttattattcaATCGACTATTTTAGTAGTTCATTTCGAAAAtgtgttataatttaaaaccttttatatatttatataataacaaGTAGGAGCCATTTTAAATCCaacatttttaacaacaatacatttttaattttaaatcgagCAATTCGTATAAATGTTGTACTAACAGCCCAATAATTTTTGAGAGCTGCAAATAAGGtttggttaaaaattaagattgcTCTTAATATTACGATATTTCACAGATAAGTTAAGTTCTTAAAGTATgcgggaaaaaaaattgagtgcTTACTTTTGGACATGTTAAATAATAGGAACGagttaaaagagaattaataGCATTTGCTATATACTCACGCAGATTCTTGGGCAATCGGTGCAGATCGTAGTCGTGAACAACGACTTTGCACTTCTCGTTCACCACCACGGCCACAAACTTGTAGACTCCTTGAAGCTTTTGGGGTGCCAAGGTGCGGATTTTGTGCATGAACTCCGACTGCAAGTTCTCCAGCTTCTTGTGCTGCATCTCCAAGCCTCGCACCTTGTTTAACTCGATTACCCGGTGATGCGATTTTTCCTTTCTCGAGGACGGCTGGAATACTGAGGGTCAGGAGAcagattaaatttttcaaatcggGAATTGAGTCAGCAGCTACTCACCAGCTTCCGTCGTTGACTTAGCCCTTGGGCACGGCAAACATTTAGTCCGCTTGACAGAGTCCTCGTCCACTTTAGGTTTACGTTCATGATCGCCCACTGTATTCTTCTTCCAAGGGAGTGGCCCGAACTGGGGAAGTGTTTCTATTCGGGTCACTCGCAAGCCTGCGACTGGTCGGGATTGATCTGGGTCTGCGGATGGGCGGGATGCGACTGGGACTGGTATCGCGACTGGTGGGTTCGAAGCCACGATTAAAGGCTCTGCCTCGGGTGGAAGTAAGAGCCTATGGAAAATGTTGAGCATTTACAAGAACCACGGTAAAATGATTCACCCCTACTCACCCAAGAAGAACCAATGGGTGCGGGCTTTTCAACTTTTCCCTCGGACATCAGCTTTGAGGCCTTATTACCGATCAAAGAAATCAGAGGTCCATTAGCCATACCTCAATACCGAAATTCAAATCTTACCACGAACTGGAGCCGACATGATGATATTTTGCTGTAGAAAAAGTGTTGAAATTGTAACCGATTATATTTTGATCAACAAAGGGTCTTTATTCCTTTAAACTTACGTGAGAAACAGCTCCGCGGAGAACACACCCTGTCCAATAGACGTTTAATTGACTGCTGTTTCCCCTGTGGCCACACAGCTGCTGCCCCATTCTCAAGTTCAAGGTTACATGATATTCACACAGAGCCGGAAAAAGGGATCGACCAAATCACGCGATCAGGACGATTAGAGCCAAAACTGGGGAAGTGTTTCTCGTCGGGCCACCCGCAAGCCTGGGGATCGGTATGCTACTGGTCGGGATGGAACTGGGTCTGCGGATGGTCGGGATGCGACTGGGACTGGTATCGCGACTGGTGGGTTCGGAGCCACTATTAAAGTAAGCCTCGGGTGGAAGTAAGAGTATatggaaaatgtttagcaTTCACAAGTACCACGTTAAAATGATTCACCCCTACTCACCCAAAAAGGACCAATGGGTGCGGGCTTTTCAACTTTTCCCTCGGACCTCAGCTTTGAGGCCTTATTACCTATCAAAGAAATCAGAGGTCCATTAGCAAAACCTCAATACCGATATTCTAATCTTACCACGAACTGGAGCCGAAATGGTGTTATTTTGCTGTAGAAAAAGTGTTGAAATTGTAACCGATTATATTTGGCATGTATGATTCAGGATGTAAGAggtacataaatattttgttctgGACTGCTTCGACTTTTGAAGTATACTGAATGATAAAGCATAGCCCactataaatataacttttaccACTGTACCCGGTGTTTTCCAGGCTACTTTGCTTAGAATGGGAGTATGAAAACATATGAGCACTATCAACAAATGCGAAGCTTTGGATAAACGGAAGGCCTGCAATATGGGGGGCGAAAGTGGAATGTGGTCGTCTGTGGTCAAAACTTGCATTCAAATTCACTGTAACCGCGCAGATCGAAAGGACTAACAAAATCAAATAGGAAAACAGGGCCAGAATACAAGGCTAAATGGTACAATACTAGATCCCAGCTGGGAAGCTTTGGATAAACGGAAGGGAAATAGGGTCAGAATATAAGAAGCCTGAGCTTGTAGTGCCTTTAGACAAAATGGTTCCGATGATAACCCAAGTGGCTAAGAGAACCAATACCAGATCCCAGCTGGGAGTTCCTAGACCATTGTCCTCCAAAGTTTAGGGTTCCCTGAGTACAGTTTCTCTGTATAGGATGGGAGGTTAGTTAATTGTTATGAAGGGGACTTTATTCCTTCAAACTTACATGAAGAACAGCTCCACGGAGAACACACCCTGCCAATAGACGTATCATTGGCCACACAGCTGCTGCCCCATTCCACCAGGCAATAAGTCCAGGACAGGACCTCACTAAAACTGGCCACCAAATACCGGATGGTCAATACCATAATACAGGCATAGTAGGTGGTAGCCATAGCGGTGGAATATACCTGGCCATAATCAATGCCTGCAAAACATTAATTGTTATGAAGGGGACTTTATTCCTTCAAACTTACGTGAAGAGCAGCTCCGCGATGAACACACCCTGCCAATAGACGTATCATTGGAATCTCCTGTGGCCACACAGTTGCTGCCCCATTCCACCAGGCAATAAGTCCAGGACAGGACCTCACTAAAACTGGCCAGGTGGTAGCCATCGCGGTGGAATATACCTGGCCATAAGCAATGCCTGCAAAGCATTAATTGGGGGTAATGGGTTATAAACCTTTAACGCTTTTGCTTTCCCTGTGTTACAAAATGtgttgcttatttttttttaattacttaaaaaaaacttttcttatacATTGTGTAGACtctaaattaagttaagttaagaaaatagcgattttatcacttttgaactttatcatttaaaaatatttatcatatatatattttcctatcactttcttttattttttttacaaacgattttatgactttttccAATTATGTTGAAACTGAATCGAATTCTTTTAAAGTTAACTTTTCCTAATGTAagttttttcagcgttttacACAAATTTAGCATTAAGTTGAATAACTTGTGATTTgtatcatttttatacccttgcagagcgtattataatttcagtcagaagtttgcaacgcaatgtatgagacttttccgaccctataaagtatatttattcttgatcagcatcactagcatccgtctctcagttttaaagctatctacttgaaactttcccaaaagttgtttttctatttcaggtagactataacataaaggacccatagaaacaatcggaaaaataaatgaaaaaaatcataacttttctgtttttaaaatttttttttagttcttcgacatatattaatggttaaatatttcagagttacggcttaaatttcatcaaaatcggacgactttaacataaagctaccatagaaacaatacaaatattaaaaaaaaattgttaaaacttaactattttgttttgtaatattttttagaaattctttttgactatttaatagtttgacagttcagaactacgcttttaattttattaaaatcaagtcaaaaaattgagctgcaagtcatcatagcttcaatggttttaaacatatacgccagtcaattataattttaatgttttcaagaacatttaatttcctttctttgttttaaattaattaaaatatacttttcttAAACagcgtttaaaaaaatgtaccctAAAGTTAAGAAAACagtgaattttataattttttaactttaccatttagaactttaaaaatatttttattttttatactttcttatcactttctttttttttatttcctaacgattttatgactttttctattgaaattaaatctcAATATGATCAACatagtatttttttcaattttgttggAACGAAATTACATTActtaatgtaaattttttcagcgttttaaacaaatttaccattaagttaaatagtttaatagtTTCTGCTttgtatcatttttttaacttaaatacataatagatttgtgtttttaaacatttttcacaaaatatAACCCCACTTGCTAATTATCactttcatacatttttttaaacaattttatgactaaattttatcaaaatttaaactcaatatgatcaattaattttttaaaaattaatttttttttttaattaaatgaagtAAGAGTATatggaaaatgtttagcaTTCACAAGTACCGCGTTAAAATGATTCACCCCTACTCACCCAAGAAGGACCAATGGGTGCgggcttttcaatttttccctTGGACCTCAGCTTTGAGGCCTTAGTACCTATCAAAGAAATGAGAGGTCCATTAGCAAAACCTCAATAccgaaattcaaattttaccACGAACTGGAGCCGACATGATGTTAATTTTGCTGTAGAAAAAGTGTTGAAATTGTAACCGATTATATTTCGATCAAACTTACGTGAAAAACAGCTCCGCGGAGAACACACCCTGTCCAATAGACGTATCATTGACTGCTGTTTCCCCTGTGGCCACACAGCTGTTGCCCCATTCTCATGTTCAAGGTTACATGATATTCACACAGAGCCGGAAAAAGGGATCGACCAAATCACGCGATCAGGGCGTTTAGAGCCAAAACTGGGGAAGTGTTTCTCGTCGGGCCACCCGCAAGCCTGGGGATCGGTATGCTACTGGTCGGGATGGCACTGGGTCTGCGGATGGTCGGGATGCGACTGGGACTGGTATCGCGACTGGTGGGTTCGGAGCCACGATTTAAGGCTCTGCCTCGGGTGGAAGTAAGAGTATatggaaaatgtttagcaTTCACAAGTACCACGTTAAAATGATTCACCCCTACTCACCCAAGAAGGACCAATGGGTGCGAGCTTTTCAACTTTTCCATCGGACCTCAGCTTTGAGGCCTTATTACCTATCAAAGAAATCAGAGGTCCATAAGCCATACCTCAATACCGGATTTCAAATCTTACCACGAACTGGAGCCGACATGATGTTATTTTGCTGTAGAAAAAGTGTTGAAATTGTAACCGATTATATTTGGatcaacaaaacgaaaatatataaaaaaaaaatttggcatGTATGATTCAGGATGTAAGAggtacataaatattttgttctgGACTGCTTCGACATTTGAAGTATACTGAATGATAAAGAATAGCCCactataaatataacttttaccACTGTACCCGGTGTTTTCCAGGCTACTTTGCTTAGAATGTGAGTATGAAAACAAATGAGCACTATCAACAAATGCGATGCTTTGGATAAACGGAAGGCCTGCAAAATGGGGGGCGAAAGTGGAATGTGGTTTCGCTCTCTGATGCATATCGTCTGTGGTCAaaatttgcattcaaattCACTGTAACCGCGCGGATCAAAAAGACTAACAAAATCACATAGGAAAACAGGGCCAGAGTACAGGGCTAAATGGTACAATACTAGATCCCAGCTGGGAAGCTTTGGATAAACGGAAGGGAAACAGGGTCAGAATATAAGAAGCCTGAGCTTGTAGTGCCTTTAGACAATATTGTTCCGATGATAGCCCAAGTGGCTAAGTGGACAATACTAGATCCCAGCTGGGAGTTCCTAATACCGGATGGTCAATGCCATAAAATTGGCATAGTAGGTGGTTGCCAAAGCGGTGGAATATACTGTAAAAGCTTATATATCTAGCACCCACTATACCAAGAGTACTAAATGGGAACACACTGTAACACTTAGTTgcagtgtttacataattcAAAGTCCTGGTCATAAACCCAAGTGGCCGAAATACGAACATGTCAGCATAACTGTATCACGAGTGGATTTCATCTATGTGCATATCCTACGCGCTCCAGCCTAAGTGAGCAtagctatatatttaagaatacatAACCGTCTCTCCGCTGCCTATGTTGGCATCGCAGCTACGAGACTCAGAGCTCTTTAGCTTCtaagtaaatttgtaaaacgGGGGAAACTCCTGAGAGCTGGAAGCGGCAACTACAGCTGCTCcagttaaataaacaaataatcgtttaattgaattgaatggAATTGCTACATGGAAAAACCAGGATAACAACAATACATGGAGACCGTGACAGGACTCGAGGATAAAAACAATACATACAACAACCGCAGTGTGTATAGTGTGATGAGTGCTAAACGCAGTGGTGTGGTTAAAAGACTTAAAGCCAGAAGGGCTGAATTACTGAAGCTACTAAATAGCGGAAGTAAAATTAACTGGAACAACTCGGTAAAATTACACGCCGAAGTTGAACATATAAAAAACCTAATAATCGAAAGAAAAAGTCAAATCACAACCACCCACACATCCACCTACCCTGCAATCCAAAGTCtacttaaaattcaaaaacaattcCATCCGCCACAGAAACTAGAGAGCCCAGCACTAAAGAAGAAGTGCCCAAACGACTGCGAGGGACCACTGTGCTCGCCCCATTGCGAGTACACCTGTGCAGCCAGCACCGGTGCCCATCGTAGAAGTCCAGGCTGTGCTGTGCAGCCAGCACCGGCAACGTCTTACCACTCAAGTAAGACCAAGGAAATGTGAACCGACAGCGCTTCCTAGagcgcattttttttttaccttacactgcgttgcacaatttttttatattgcattgcgatgcatattttttttatagtatataacaattaattaaaattctgaaaaaaacacacaaaatggGTCTAGTAGATGTAAAAGAAGTGGACTCAACCGCTAAcgtaatcaataaaattgaatcaaaaaatatcgataccgatttaacaaacatcttattatcaataattgttttcattatgaGCGGATTCATTTTGTATAAAGCCTATATGTACCACAACAAGTGCATATCAAAAAGGGCCGTAAACAGAAGCCAGGCTAACGATCTggataagatataaattaataaaccacgaaaatttgttataaaatatgtttaaaaaaaaatacaaattatatacaaataagtATATGTTAACAGTGACATATTTAAGAAAGAACTAAAtgttatgaaaaaattaatttattattgaattattattattgaaaatgaaataaaataattaaaaactaaaaatgaatACACGGGGTtgcattataattactatCGATAAGGAACCAAATTTTGAGAATAGAGTATTAGCCATAGTTAGAAAATGTAAGAACTTTTTCATAGGCTGGGATAGGCTTCAGTCCGGCCAGAGTCCTCTACAGTTATATTTGTAGAAACACAGGAGACGAAAACGGCACTGGGAGCTGCCGCCGGGATTTTGTTATCGGGATCACGTGGCCGGCCTCGTCGTCcgtattgcgtagagaaaacagacctcgaaAACGGGACCGGCGTAGATTTAACTTGCGGGGATTTCGACTGGGGAGGGCGCGGCAAGTGCTCGGATTGCGCAGATTAAACCTTGTCCGACGTGGATGGGCACGCGGGCAGCTTTGGCttccgcgttgcgtagagaaaacaaacctcgaAAACGCAACTCAGAAGCCTCACTGGCCCGAAAAAGCCCCTCGGtgaaattcactaaattttacaagcctgtccctaacctggacgtgagtagaaaagaccggcggtagtttcccgcgcttttccccggtctggtaagcgttcgtattgcgtagagaaaacagaactcggagacgcaacacgTGAACTTGCCCGACCGGGAGTAGCACAtgggtagctttggtgtccgcgttgcgtagagaaaacagacctcggaaacgcaatgcgccaacctggccaacccgaaaaagcactccccgaagttcactaaattttattagctgtccctaacctggacgtgagtagaaaaggccggcggtagtttcccgcgcttttctccgG
Coding sequences within it:
- the LOC128265902 gene encoding uncharacterized protein LOC128265902 isoform X3, whose amino-acid sequence is MIRLLDRVCSPRSCFSRTKASKLRSKGKIEKPAPIGPSWPSSRKEKSHHRVIELNKVRGLEMQHKKLENLQSEFMHKIRTLAPQKLQGVYKFVAVVVNEKCKVVVHDYDLHRLPKNLLN
- the LOC128265902 gene encoding uncharacterized protein LOC128265902 isoform X2; the encoded protein is MIRLLDRVCSPRSCFSRTKASKLRSKGKIEKPAPIGPSWPSSRKEKSHHRVIELNKVRGLEMQHKKLENLQSEFMHKIRTLAPQKLQGVYKFVAVVVNEKCKVVVHDYDLHRLPKNLLIPVN
- the LOC128265902 gene encoding uncharacterized protein LOC128265902 isoform X1 yields the protein MIRLLDRVCSPRSCFSRTKASKLRSKGKIEKPAPIGPSWPSSRKEKSHHRVIELNKVRGLEMQHKKLENLQSEFMHKIRTLAPQKLQGVYKFVAVVVNEKCKVVVHDYDLHRLPKNLLSTQFFFPHTLRT